From Salvelinus namaycush isolate Seneca chromosome 27, SaNama_1.0, whole genome shotgun sequence, the proteins below share one genomic window:
- the LOC120022680 gene encoding splicing factor 3A subunit 3, with protein METILEQQRRYHEEKERLLDAKTKEMMHKKTTLREQINSDHRTRAMLDRYMDVSSTVREAYEDKDGMRKDELNAISGPNEFAEFYNRLKQIKEFHRKHPNEICVPMSVEFDELVKARENPTEETQNMVEFSDEEAYGRYLDLHDCYRKFINLKGAEKLEYISYLSSFDQLFDVSKDRKNAEYKKYLEMLLEYLQDYTERVKPLLDQNDLYGKILGEFEKKWEMGTFPGWPKETSSALTHAGAHLDLSAFSSWEELASLGLDRLKSALMALGLKCGGTLEERAQRLFSTKGKSLESLDPSLFAKNPKSKGPKKDTERNKEVAFLESQVYEYVEILGEQRQLTHENVQRKQARTGEEREEEEEEQLSESESEDEDNEIIYNPKNLPLGWDGKPIPYWLYKLHGLNINYNCEICGNYTYRGPKAFQRHFAEWRHAHGMRCLGIPNTAHFANVTQIEDAVSLWSKLKSQKASERWQPDTEEEYEDSSGNVVNKKTYEDLKRQGLL; from the exons ATGGAGACGATTTTAGAACAACAACGTCGCTACCATGAGGAGAAGGAAAGGCTGTTGGATGCCAAAACTAAGGAAATGATGCATAAGAAAACCACG TTACGCGAACAAATAAACTCAGACCATCGAACAAGAGCAATGTTGGAT AGATACATGGATGTGAGCTCAACTGTCAGGGAAGCATATGAAGACAAAGATGG AATGAGGAAGGATGAACTGAACGCCATCTCAGGACCAAATGAGTTTGCAGAGTTCTACAACAGACTAAAACAGATCAAGGAGTTCCACAGGAAGCATCCTAATGAG ATCTGTGTGCCCATGTCTGTGGAGTTTGACGAGCTGGTCAAGGCTAGAGAGAACCCAACTGAAGAAACACAGA ACATGGTGGAGTTCAGTGATGAGGAAGCTTACGGACGCTACCTGGATCTTCATGACTGCTATCGGAAGTTCATCAACCTGAAAGGGGCAGAG AAACTGGAGTACATCAGCTACCTTTCCTCATTCGACCAGCTGTTTGATGTCTCCAAGGACAGAAAGAATGCTGAATACAAAAA GTACTTAGAGATGCTACTGGAGTACCTTCAGGACTACACAGAGAGAGTCAAACCTCTGCTGGACCAGAATGATCTCTACGGCAAGATCCTGGGAGAGTTTGAGAAGAAGTGGGAGATGGGGACCTTCCCTGGCTGGCCA AAAGAGACGAGCAGTGCTCTGACCCACGCCGGAGCTCATCTAGACCTTTCTGCTTTCTCCTCTTGGGAGGAGTTGGCTTCCCTGGGTCTGGACAGGTTGAAGTCTGCCCTTATGGCCCTGGGCCTGAAATGTGGAGG AACCCTGGAAGAGAGAGCTCAGAGGCTGTTTAGCACCAAAGGAAAATCCCTGGAATCTCTGGATCCCTCCTTGTTTGCCAAGAACCCGAAGTCCAAGGGACCCAAGAA AGACACAGAGCGTAACAAAGAAGTCGCCTTCCTGGAGTCTCAGGTTTATGAGTATGTGGAAATCTTGGGG GAGCAGAGGCAGCTGACCCATGAGAACGTGCAGAGGAAGCAGGCccggacaggagaagagagagaggaggaagaggaggagcagctcagtgagagtgagagtgaagaTGAGGACAACGAGATAATCTACAACCCCAAGAACCTGCCTCTCGGCTGGGATGGAAAG CCCATTCCATACTGGCTGTACAAACTCCATGGCCTGAACATCAACTATAACTGTGAGATCTGTGGAAACTACACGTACAGAGGACCCAAGGCCTTCCAGAGGCACTTTGCA GAGTGGCGTCACGCCCATGGCATGCGCTGCCTGGGAATCCCCAACACGGCTCACTTTGCCAACGTCACCCAGATCGAGGACGCTGTCTCTC TATGGTCAAAGCTGAAGTCACAGAAGGCATCAGAGCGGTGGCAACCAGATACAGAGGAGGAGTACGAGGACTCCAGTGGAAACGTGGTCAACAAGAAGACCTACGAGGACCTGAAGAGACagggtctgctgtag